In Canis lupus familiaris isolate Mischka breed German Shepherd chromosome 5, alternate assembly UU_Cfam_GSD_1.0, whole genome shotgun sequence, a genomic segment contains:
- the PLEKHG5 gene encoding pleckstrin homology domain-containing family G member 5 isoform X1 gives MGTGPGVSGRRAASRPGPGLPCRPGGRARDGEGQVCHHADCQQLHRRGPLNLCEACDSKFHSAMHYDGHVRFDLPPQGSILARNVSTRSCPPRTSPAVDLEEEEESSMDGKGDRKSTGLKLSKKARRRHTDDPSKECFTLKFDLNVDIETEIVPAMKKKSLGEVLLPVFERKGIALGKVDIYLDQSNTPLSLTFEAYRFGGHYLRVKAKPGDEGKVEQGVKDSKSLSLPILRPARAGTPSLERVDPQSRRESLDILAPGRRRKNMSEFLGETSIPGQEASTPSSCSLPSGSSGGSDSWKNRAASRFSGFFSSGPSTSTFGREVDKMEQLEAKLHTYGLFGLPRLPRRLRFDHDSWEEEGDEEEEEDDACLWLEDSWRELIDGHEKLTRRQCHQQEAVWELLHTEVSYIKKLRVITNLFLCCLLNLQESGLLCEVEAERLFSNIPELARLHRGLWAGTMAPVLEKARRTRALLQPGDFLRGFKMFGSLFRPYIRYCMEEEGCMEYMRGLLRDNELFRAYVTWAEKHQQCQRLKLSDMLAKPHQRLTKYPLLLKSVLRKTDEPRAKEAVVTMIDSVERFIHHVNACMRQRQERQRLAAVVSRIDAYEVVEGSNDEVDKLLKEFLHLDLTAPIPGASPEETRQLLLEGSLRMKEGKDSKMDVYCFLFTDLLLVTKAVKKAERTKVIRPPLLVDKIVCRELRDPGSFLLIYLNEFHSAVGAYTFQASGQALCRGWVEAIYNAQNQLQQLRVQEHPGSQQPLQSLEEEDDEQEEEDEEDEDEEEEEGGGSSTSAASSPTILRKSSNSLNSQHCASDGSTETLAMVVVEPGETLSSPEFEGGPFGSQSDETSLSTTASSVTPISELLPLGPVDGRSCSMDSAYGTLSPTSLQDFMAPAPVAEPLPRPPELPQAPSPLSSPRLRRRSPVQLLPRLPHLLKSKSEASLLQLLSGATTSGAPPAPSRSLSELCLAVAGRGTRTQGSSREPGPSWVRQGTPSPSSGPEPSELEGRTSCLAGEPERPTRRSRDLPLGASPRVQPEPPPGISAQHRKLTLAQLYRIRTTLLLNSTLTASEV, from the exons GCTCTATCCTGGCCCGGAATGTGTCTACTCGGTCATGCCCCCCACGAACCAGCCCTGCAGTGgatttggaggaggaagaggaaagctCTATGGATGGCAAAGG GGACCGGAAGAGCACAGGCCTGAAACTCTCCAAGAAGGCAAGGAGGAGACACACAGAT GACCCAAGCAAGGAGTGCTTCACCTTGAAATTTGACCTGAACGTGGACATTGAGACAGAGATTGTACCGGCCATGAAGAAGAAGTCTCTGGG ggaggtgctGCTGCCAGTGTTTGAAAGGAAGGGCATTGCACTGGGCAAAGTGGATATCTACCTGGACCAGTCCAACACACCCCTGTCCCTCACCTTTGAGGCCTACCGGTTCGGGGGACACTACCTGCGGGTCAAAG CCAAGCCAGGGGATGAGGGAAAGGTGGAGCAGGGAGTGAAGGACTCCAAGTCCCTGAGTCTGCCAATCCTGCGGCCAGCCAGGGCTGGGACCCCCTCCTTGGAACGTGTGGACCCCCAGAGCCGCCGGGAGAGCTTGGACATCCTG GCCCCTGGCCGCCGCCGCAAGAACATGTCGGAGTTCCTGGGGGAGACGAGCATCCCTGGCCAGGAGGCCTCCACACCTTCCAGCTGCTCTCTGCCCAGTGGCAGCAGCGGTGGCAGTGATAGCTGGAAGAATCGGGCAGCCAGTCGTTTCAGTGGCTTCTTCAGCTCGGGCCCCAGCACGAGCACCTTTGGCCGG GAAGTAGACAAGATGGAGCAGCTGGAGGCCAAACTGCACACCTACGGCCTCTTTGGGCTTCCCAGGCTGCCCCGGAGGCTGCGCTTTGACCATGACTcatgggaggaagagggggatgaggaggaagaggaggacgaCGCCTGCCTGTGGCTGGAGGACAGCTGGCGGGAGCTCATTGATGGGCATGAG AAGCTGACCAGGAGGCAGTGCCACCAGCAGGAGGCGGTGTGGGAGCTCCTGCATACAGAGGTCTCCTACATTAAGAAACTGAGGGTGATCACCAAC CTGTTCCTCTGCTGCCTCCTGAACCTGCAAGAGTCGGGGCTGCTGTGCGAG GTGGAGGCGGAGCGTCTGTTCAGCAACATCCCGGAGCTGGCGCGGCTGCACCGCGGACTGTGGGCCGGCACGATGGCGCCGGTGCTGGAGAAGGCGCGGCGCACGCGGGCGCTGCTGCAGCCCGGGGACTTCCTCAGAGGCTTCAAGATG TTCGGCTCCCTCTTCAGGCCCTACATCCGATACTGCATGGAGGAGGAGGGCTGCATGGAGTACATGCGCGGCCTGCTGCGCGACAACGAGCTCTTCCGGGCCTACGTCACG TGGGCCGAGAAGCACCAGCAGTGCCAGCGGCTGAAGCTGAGCGACATGCTGGCCAAGCCCCACCAGCGCCTCACCAAGTACCCGCTGCTGCTCAAGTCGGTGCTGAGGAAGACCGACGAGCCGCGCGCCAAGGAGGCCGTCGTCACCATG atcGACTCGGTGGAGCGCTTCATCCACCACGTGAACGCGTGCATGCGGCAGCGGCAGGAGCGGCAGCGGCTGGCGGCGGTGGTGAGCCGCATCGACGCCTACGAGGTGGTGGAAGGCAGCAACGATGAGGTGGACAAG CTCCTGAAGGAGTTTCTGCATCTAGACCTCACAGCACCCATCCCTGGCGCCTCCCCTGAGGAGACACGACAGCTGCTGCTGGAGGGGAGCCTGAGGATGAAGGAGGGGAAGGACAGCAAG ATGGACGTATACTGCTTCCTCTTTACGGACCTACTTTTGGTGACCAAGGCAGTGAAGAAGGCTGAGAGGACCAAGGTCATCCGGCCACCACTGCTGGTGGACAAGATTGTGTGCCGAGAGCTTCGAGACCCTG GCTCCTTTCTCCTCATCTACCTGAACGAGTTCCACAGTGCTGTGGGTGCCTACACGTTCCAGGCCAGCGGCCAGGCTTTGTGCCGAGGCTGGGTGGAGGCCATTTACAACGCGCAG aACCAGCTGCAGCAGCTGCGTGTCCAGGAGCACCCAGGCAGCCAGCAGCCCCTGcagagcctggaggaggaggacgatgagcaggaggaggaggatgaagaggatgaggatgaggaagaggaggaaggcgGGGGGAGTAGCACTTCTGCCGCCAGCTCCCCCACCATTCTGCGCAAGAGCAGCAACAGTCTCAACTCCCAGCACTG CGCCTCAGATGGCTCCACAGAGACCCTGGCCATGGTTGTGGTGGAGCCAGGGGAGACACTGTCCTCTCCTGAGTTCGAGGGCGGCCCCTTCGGCTCCCAGTCAGATGAGACCTCTCTCAGCACCACTGCCTCCTCTGTGACACCCATCAGCGAGCTGCTGCCCCTGGGCCCAGTGGATGGCCGCTCCTGTTCCATGGACTCCGCCTATGGCACCCTCTCCCCTACCTCCCTGCAAGACTTCATGGCCCCAGCCCCTGTCGCGGAGCCATTGCCACGGCCCCCAGAACTACCACAAGCCCCTTCACCCCTATCCTCcccccgcctccgccgccgcaGCCCTGTTCAGCTGCTGCCCCGTCTGCCCCACCTGCTCAAGTCCAAATCTGAGGCCAGCCTCCTCCAGCTGCTGTCAGGGGCCACCACCAGTGGagcgcccccagcccccagccgtAGCCTTTCAGAACTCTGCTTGGCTGTGGCAGGCCGTGGCACAAGGACTCAGGGTTCTTCTCGGGAACCTGGGCCCAGCTGGGTTCGCCAGGGGACACCAAGCCCTAGCAGTGGCCCCGAGCCATCAGAGCTGGAGGGCAGAACCAGCTGCCTGGCTGGGGAGCCCGAAAGACCCACCAGGAGGAGCAGAGACCTGCCCTTGGGGGCCTCGCCCAGGGTCCAGCCCGAGCCGCCTCCGGGGATCTCTGCCCAGCACCGGAAGCTGACACTAGCCCAGCTGTACCGAATCAGGACCACCCTGCTGCTTAACTCCACGCTCACTGCCTC GGAGGTCTGA